The Gloeomargarita lithophora Alchichica-D10 genomic sequence CCCCCCTTGGCGGCTCAGCGGGAAGGGCGCACGGTTGACCTGGCGCAGGCGTGGCAAAATCTCACCCAACTACGGCAGAGATATACCCAGGTGTTGATTGAGGGGGCGGGGGGGCTGGGTTCGCCGGTCACCTGGGAGTGGACAACGGCGGATGTGTGTGCCCAGTGGCGATTAGCGACGGTGGTGGTGATTCCCGTACGGTTGGGGGCGATTGGGCAGGCGGTGGCACAGGTGGCTCTCGCCCGGCAGGTGGGGGTGCTCCTGCGGGGGTTGATATTAAATGAACCGCAACCCTTGACCCCAGAGCAACGGCAGGACTGGGCACCGGTGGGGTTGATCCAACAACTGACGGGGGTGCCGGTCTTGGCCCAATTTCCCCACGTTACCAATATCACCGACCCGGAGTGCCTCAAACAGGCCGCCCAAGCGGGGGAGTTGTCCCGATGCTGGCCGCAGGTTCTGTCCGGGACGGCGAGGTAAAAATGGCGATTAGGGTTACAGCCCCGCAGATAATGTGGTTAAATCGGAAGTGAATGCCAAACCGTAGGGCGTTATGACTAGGAAAGTTTTGGTGATTGATGACAGCCGCGTGATTCGGATGCGGGTCAAGGACATGATGCCCCAGGAAGGTTTGGAACTGCTGGAAGCCCGGGATGGGGTGGAGGGC encodes the following:
- the bioD gene encoding dethiobiotin synthase — encoded protein: MTLSPLGQCLFISASDTSAGKTVVTAALALLMGKVGVMKLVQAGAGDREYYQQVLALDQTPAELNPLYFSAPLAPPLAAQREGRTVDLAQAWQNLTQLRQRYTQVLIEGAGGLGSPVTWEWTTADVCAQWRLATVVVIPVRLGAIGQAVAQVALARQVGVLLRGLILNEPQPLTPEQRQDWAPVGLIQQLTGVPVLAQFPHVTNITDPECLKQAAQAGELSRCWPQVLSGTAR